In Sphingomonas crocodyli, a genomic segment contains:
- a CDS encoding MDR family NADP-dependent oxidoreductase, whose translation MAMRSREVRLERRPNGSPVRDDFSFAEVDLPDPGPGEVQVRNLYMAMDPAMRGRMSEARSYVPPFELGKAMEGPAVGEVVASNDPNFAPGDLVWSRLGWREGFTAPADKVEKRSRDLPPQAYLGFAGMTGLTAYVGLLHSAALKPGDTVFVSAASGGVGSVVCQIAKLKGHKVIGAAGGERKKRYLLDVLKLDGAIDYKAEPSLTKALAREAPQGIDVYFDNVGGDHLQAALAIANKYARFALCGMISQYNSTEPSAAPRNLTAAVTKELTLQGFIALNHLDKMDAFLADVRAWHAAGLLTSAETVYEGLDRSLEAFDGLFDGSGLGKMLVKIA comes from the coding sequence TTGGCGATGCGTTCGCGTGAAGTGCGGCTCGAACGGCGGCCAAATGGCAGCCCGGTCCGCGACGACTTCTCTTTCGCCGAAGTCGATCTGCCCGATCCCGGCCCCGGCGAGGTGCAGGTGCGTAACCTGTACATGGCGATGGACCCCGCGATGCGCGGCCGCATGAGCGAGGCGCGCTCCTATGTGCCCCCGTTCGAACTCGGCAAGGCGATGGAAGGCCCGGCGGTGGGCGAGGTTGTCGCGTCGAACGATCCGAACTTCGCGCCCGGCGATCTCGTCTGGTCGCGCCTTGGCTGGCGTGAGGGCTTCACCGCACCCGCCGACAAGGTCGAAAAGCGTTCGCGCGATCTCCCGCCGCAGGCCTATCTGGGCTTTGCGGGCATGACCGGCCTCACCGCTTATGTCGGCCTGCTCCACAGCGCCGCGCTCAAGCCCGGCGACACCGTGTTCGTCTCGGCCGCGTCGGGTGGCGTCGGTTCGGTCGTCTGCCAGATCGCCAAATTGAAGGGCCACAAGGTCATCGGTGCGGCGGGCGGCGAGCGCAAGAAGCGGTATCTGCTCGACGTCCTCAAGCTCGACGGCGCGATCGACTATAAGGCTGAGCCGAGCCTCACCAAAGCGCTCGCGCGCGAGGCTCCGCAAGGCATCGACGTCTATTTCGACAATGTCGGCGGCGATCATCTGCAGGCCGCGCTCGCGATCGCGAACAAATATGCGCGCTTCGCCCTGTGCGGGATGATCTCGCAGTACAATTCGACCGAGCCTTCAGCCGCCCCGCGCAATCTGACGGCCGCGGTGACGAAGGAACTCACGCTTCAGGGCTTCATCGCGCTCAACCATCTCGACAAGATGGACGCGTTCCTGGCCGACGTCCGCGCCTGGCACGCCGCCGGCCTGCTGACCTCGGCGGAGACCGTCTATGAAGGGCTCGATCGCTCGCTCGAAGCCTTTGACGGCCTGTTCGACGGCTCCGGCCTCGGCAAGATGCTCGTCAAGATCGCCTGA
- a CDS encoding acyl-CoA dehydrogenase family protein produces MAVLTEEQTMLRDMAAEWVPDRAPVTAFRRVAHEKLGHDPELWSEIAGTMGWAGILVPEEHGGSDFGYLSMGLVLEEMGRTLVASPLIATGVLGVSALRLGGNAEQQAAWLPRIATGEAIVAFACDEDGRHDPANVKLTAKRDGDGFRLDGVKAPVSEGVSADLLIVAARDEAGEIVLLLVPGDAAGVTRTRLDRIDGREAALIRFDGVIVGADAALTGGAALLDRVLDRGRAGLAAEMLGSATQAFDTTVDYLKTRVQFGQLIGSFQALQHRAVAMQGELLMTRSAVEAALAALDEDRDDAPMLVSLAKAIAGDTLRLCSREMVQMHGGIGMTEEHDAGLYYKRSATADATGGNGAFHRERYARLAGY; encoded by the coding sequence ATGGCGGTGCTCACCGAAGAACAGACGATGCTGCGCGACATGGCGGCCGAATGGGTGCCCGATCGCGCGCCCGTCACCGCCTTCCGCCGCGTCGCGCATGAGAAGCTGGGCCACGATCCCGAATTGTGGTCCGAAATTGCCGGCACGATGGGCTGGGCGGGCATCCTCGTTCCCGAAGAGCATGGCGGCTCCGATTTCGGTTATCTCAGCATGGGCCTCGTGCTGGAGGAGATGGGGCGCACCCTCGTCGCATCCCCGCTGATCGCAACGGGCGTGCTGGGCGTCAGCGCGCTGCGCCTGGGTGGCAATGCCGAACAGCAGGCCGCCTGGCTTCCGCGCATCGCGACCGGCGAGGCGATTGTCGCGTTCGCCTGCGATGAGGATGGCCGCCACGATCCGGCGAACGTCAAGCTGACCGCGAAGCGCGACGGCGACGGTTTCCGCCTCGACGGCGTCAAGGCGCCGGTCTCCGAAGGCGTCTCCGCCGATCTGCTGATCGTTGCCGCGCGCGACGAAGCCGGTGAGATCGTCCTGCTCCTCGTCCCCGGCGACGCCGCCGGCGTCACCCGCACCCGTCTCGATCGCATCGACGGGCGCGAAGCGGCTCTGATCCGCTTCGACGGCGTGATCGTGGGCGCCGATGCCGCGCTCACCGGTGGCGCTGCCCTTCTCGATCGCGTTCTCGATCGCGGGCGTGCGGGCCTCGCCGCCGAAATGCTCGGCAGCGCGACGCAGGCGTTCGATACGACGGTCGATTATCTCAAGACCCGCGTCCAGTTCGGCCAGCTGATCGGCTCGTTCCAGGCGCTCCAGCACCGCGCGGTCGCGATGCAGGGCGAATTGCTGATGACCCGCTCTGCGGTCGAAGCCGCGCTCGCCGCGCTCGACGAGGATCGCGACGATGCCCCCATGCTCGTCTCGCTCGCCAAGGCGATCGCGGGCGACACGCTGCGCCTCTGCTCGCGTGAGATGGTGCAGATGCATGGTGGTATCGGCATGACCGAGGAACATGACGCCGGCTTGTACTACAAGCGATCGGCGACGGCGGACGCGACCGGGGGCAACGGCGCCTTCCACCGCGAACGCTACGCCCGCCTCGCGGGCTATTGA
- a CDS encoding acyl-CoA dehydrogenase family protein, with protein MSEAFRAEARAWLEANFPPSLAFKNPVPYQNDAPYAEGDPDWIVWRDRMAEKGWGAPGWPKMYGGGELDHEQTKILTQEMRRIGAFNPMKMTGYTMLGPTLLEFGTEEQKAQHLPGVAKGVTRWCQGFSEPGAGSDLASLQTKCVDMGDHYLVEGQKIWTSGANHADWCFALVRTDTSSKQGGISFLLIDMKSEGVETRPITLISGSTHFCEMFLNAVKVPKENLVGEINKGWGIAKRLLQFERDSLSEGRGEGVPLLPLAQERVGTDAEGRIADSDLRTRLVAHAMRAQAYNLTMGRIAAEGKAGQRNDALVPVLKNLGSDVAQVRADLIMEILGEQGLGWSGEGYSDVELDASHQWLHARAFSIYGGSFEIQNNIAAKVLLGLPSAPAPGR; from the coding sequence GTGAGTGAAGCGTTCCGGGCCGAAGCGCGTGCGTGGCTGGAGGCGAACTTCCCGCCCTCGCTCGCCTTCAAGAATCCGGTCCCCTACCAGAATGACGCCCCCTATGCGGAGGGTGATCCCGACTGGATTGTCTGGCGCGATCGCATGGCCGAAAAGGGCTGGGGCGCTCCGGGCTGGCCGAAGATGTACGGCGGCGGTGAGCTCGATCATGAGCAGACCAAGATCCTGACGCAGGAAATGCGGCGCATCGGGGCGTTCAACCCGATGAAGATGACCGGCTATACGATGCTCGGCCCGACGCTGTTGGAGTTCGGCACCGAGGAGCAGAAGGCGCAGCACCTGCCCGGCGTCGCCAAGGGCGTGACCCGCTGGTGCCAGGGCTTTTCCGAACCCGGCGCCGGTTCGGATCTCGCCTCGCTCCAGACGAAATGCGTCGACATGGGCGATCATTATCTGGTCGAGGGGCAGAAGATCTGGACCTCGGGCGCGAACCACGCCGACTGGTGTTTCGCGCTCGTCCGCACCGATACCAGCTCGAAGCAGGGCGGTATCTCCTTCCTGCTGATCGACATGAAAAGCGAGGGTGTGGAAACGCGCCCGATCACGCTGATCAGCGGATCGACCCATTTCTGCGAGATGTTCCTGAACGCCGTGAAGGTGCCCAAGGAAAATCTGGTCGGTGAAATCAACAAGGGCTGGGGCATCGCCAAGCGCCTGCTCCAGTTCGAACGCGACAGCCTGTCCGAAGGGCGTGGCGAGGGCGTTCCCCTCCTGCCGCTCGCGCAGGAACGGGTGGGCACCGACGCCGAAGGCCGTATCGCCGACAGCGATCTGCGCACCCGGCTCGTCGCCCATGCGATGCGCGCACAGGCCTATAACCTGACGATGGGCCGGATCGCGGCCGAAGGTAAGGCGGGACAGCGCAACGACGCGCTGGTGCCCGTCCTCAAGAATCTCGGGTCGGATGTCGCGCAGGTGCGCGCCGACCTGATCATGGAAATCCTTGGCGAGCAGGGCCTCGGCTGGAGCGGTGAGGGCTATTCGGACGTCGAGCTCGACGCCTCGCACCAATGGCTCCACGCGCGCGCCTTCTCGATCTACGGCGGGAGCTTCGAGATTCAGAACAATATCGCGGCCAAGGTGCTGCTGGGCCTTCCCAGCGCGCCGGCTCCGGGGCGCTGA
- a CDS encoding ferredoxin: protein MKIRVVKEKCAGHARCWAQSPEIYDLDDEGYILDHDIDVPEGQERAAWLGAKSCPERALVIEDYKKDSAA from the coding sequence ATGAAAATCCGTGTCGTGAAGGAAAAGTGCGCGGGCCACGCCCGCTGCTGGGCGCAGTCGCCCGAAATCTACGATCTCGATGATGAGGGTTACATCCTCGATCACGATATCGACGTGCCCGAGGGGCAGGAGCGTGCCGCATGGCTCGGCGCCAAATCGTGCCCCGAACGCGCGCTCGTCATCGAAGACTATAAGAAGGACAGCGCCGCGTGA
- a CDS encoding cytochrome P450, producing the protein MATVPDHVPAELVKDFSYFTGPGMCPMRGGDPQGALAALHDGPPVFYAPNNTYDGYGTWVFVRAEDQRRVLQDAETFSSHRKIFEKALGYDLPTIPLEVDPPEHGAYRSLLNPLLSPKRVMAMETANRARAVELIEAIKAKGNDCEVMNEFAFPFAVGVFLEFLGLPQSRREEFLGWADKQFHGTPEERGEAIRTVIAFMQELVELRRREPAEDFMTFVVQAKVDGREMTDKEAVGMGALLFVAGLDTVAAAIGFDFRYLAENPKQQEELRAEPKGVVLAVEELLRAFPTVIMTRIASRDTEYDGIKIKKGDRISCPSMVANRDPEEFPDPNTIDLARPNNRHVAFAYGPHRCLGSHLARRELAIAMEEWLKRIPTFRLKDDVAPTTYGGHVFGIEDVRLAWGAAGQ; encoded by the coding sequence ATGGCTACCGTTCCTGATCATGTGCCGGCGGAGCTTGTAAAAGACTTCAGCTATTTCACCGGTCCGGGCATGTGCCCGATGCGCGGCGGCGATCCGCAGGGGGCGCTTGCCGCGCTCCATGATGGCCCGCCCGTCTTCTATGCGCCGAACAACACCTATGACGGCTACGGCACCTGGGTGTTCGTGCGTGCCGAGGATCAGCGCCGCGTGCTGCAGGATGCGGAGACCTTCTCCTCGCACCGCAAGATTTTCGAAAAGGCGCTCGGCTACGATCTGCCGACGATCCCGCTTGAGGTCGATCCGCCCGAACATGGCGCCTATCGCTCGCTGCTCAACCCGCTGCTCAGCCCCAAGCGCGTCATGGCGATGGAAACCGCCAACCGCGCCCGCGCCGTCGAGCTGATCGAGGCGATCAAGGCCAAGGGCAATGACTGCGAAGTCATGAACGAGTTCGCCTTTCCGTTCGCGGTCGGCGTGTTCCTCGAATTCCTGGGCCTGCCCCAGTCGCGCCGCGAGGAATTCCTCGGCTGGGCCGACAAGCAGTTCCACGGCACGCCGGAGGAACGTGGCGAGGCGATCCGCACCGTCATCGCCTTCATGCAGGAACTGGTCGAGCTGCGCCGTCGCGAGCCGGCCGAAGACTTCATGACCTTCGTCGTTCAGGCGAAGGTTGATGGTCGCGAGATGACCGACAAGGAAGCTGTCGGCATGGGCGCGCTCCTGTTCGTCGCGGGGCTCGACACCGTCGCCGCCGCCATCGGCTTCGATTTCCGCTACCTCGCCGAAAACCCGAAGCAGCAGGAGGAGCTGCGCGCCGAGCCGAAGGGCGTGGTTCTGGCCGTCGAGGAGCTGCTGCGCGCCTTCCCGACCGTGATCATGACGCGCATCGCTTCGCGCGATACCGAATATGATGGGATCAAGATCAAGAAGGGCGATCGCATCTCGTGCCCGTCGATGGTCGCGAACCGCGATCCGGAAGAGTTTCCCGATCCCAATACGATCGATCTGGCGCGCCCGAACAACCGGCACGTCGCCTTTGCTTATGGTCCGCACCGGTGCCTCGGGTCGCATCTTGCCCGGCGCGAACTCGCGATCGCGATGGAGGAATGGCTGAAGCGCATCCCCACCTTCCGCCTGAAGGACGATGTCGCGCCGACCACTTATGGCGGCCACGTCTTCGGGATCGAAGACGTGCGGCTGGCTTGGGGGGCGGCAGGCCAATGA
- the cofE gene encoding coenzyme F420-0:L-glutamate ligase, translated as MIEIVGLDAIGEVGEGADLAALLADALRAKHIELRDGDVLVVTQKIVSKAEGRMIALDAVLPDAAAQELAATTRKDPRLVALVQAESSAIVRAVPHVLITRHNTGHVMANAGIDQSNLGPDRDGYALLLPQDPDASAARLHEALGVAIVISDSFGRPWRYGVVNVAIGAAGLPALIDRRGEQDRDGRVLEVTQVALADAVASAAGLATGEGAEGVPAALVRGVHWTAPNNPAAAIVRPPHEDLFR; from the coding sequence ATGATCGAGATCGTCGGCCTCGACGCGATCGGGGAAGTGGGGGAGGGGGCGGACCTCGCCGCCCTCCTCGCCGATGCGCTGCGCGCGAAGCATATCGAACTGCGTGATGGCGACGTCCTCGTCGTCACGCAGAAGATCGTGTCGAAGGCCGAAGGTCGCATGATCGCGCTCGACGCGGTCCTGCCCGATGCGGCGGCACAAGAACTGGCCGCCACGACACGTAAGGATCCGCGCCTCGTGGCGCTGGTGCAGGCGGAATCGTCGGCGATCGTCCGCGCGGTGCCGCACGTCCTGATCACGCGCCACAATACCGGGCACGTCATGGCCAATGCCGGGATCGACCAGTCGAACCTCGGCCCCGATCGCGACGGCTATGCGCTGCTGCTACCGCAGGATCCCGATGCGTCCGCCGCGCGTCTGCATGAGGCGCTGGGCGTCGCGATCGTCATCTCGGACAGTTTCGGCCGCCCGTGGCGCTACGGCGTCGTCAACGTCGCGATCGGTGCTGCAGGCCTGCCGGCTCTCATCGATCGGCGTGGCGAGCAGGATCGCGATGGCCGCGTCCTCGAAGTCACCCAGGTCGCGCTCGCCGATGCCGTCGCCAGCGCCGCGGGCCTCGCGACGGGGGAGGGGGCCGAGGGGGTTCCCGCCGCGCTCGTCCGCGGCGTCCACTGGACCGCGCCGAACAATCCCGCGGCGGCGATCGTGCGCCCGCCGCATGAGGATCTGTTCCGCTAA
- the npdG gene encoding NADPH-dependent F420 reductase: MTTNAASPDTTIAIIGGTGKLGAAIGRRLAQAGRKVILGSRSAESAVAKAEELGFGLTGLSNADAAAAGDVLIVTVPFAAQDATLAEIAPFAAGKIVCDTTVPLVPPKVMRVQMPAEGSAAVRAQQILGEGVTVVSGFHNVAAHKLATDDDIGCDVLVFGDDKAARSVIVELADAARLRGLHGGALANSAAAEALTSVLIFMNKTYKVDGAGIRITGELIPLED; this comes from the coding sequence ATGACGACCAACGCTGCTTCGCCTGATACGACCATCGCGATCATTGGCGGCACCGGCAAGCTGGGCGCCGCGATCGGCCGCCGGCTCGCGCAGGCGGGACGCAAGGTGATCCTGGGTTCGCGCAGCGCCGAAAGCGCCGTCGCGAAGGCCGAGGAACTGGGCTTCGGGCTGACGGGCCTCAGCAATGCCGATGCGGCGGCGGCGGGCGATGTCCTGATCGTCACCGTCCCCTTCGCCGCGCAGGATGCGACGCTCGCCGAGATCGCGCCCTTCGCCGCCGGCAAGATCGTGTGCGACACCACCGTGCCGCTCGTCCCGCCGAAGGTGATGCGCGTGCAGATGCCGGCCGAAGGCAGCGCCGCCGTCCGCGCGCAGCAGATCCTGGGCGAAGGCGTCACCGTCGTTTCGGGCTTCCACAATGTCGCCGCCCACAAGCTGGCGACCGACGACGATATCGGCTGCGACGTTCTCGTCTTCGGTGACGACAAGGCCGCCCGTTCGGTGATCGTCGAACTGGCCGATGCCGCCCGCCTGCGTGGTCTCCACGGCGGCGCGCTCGCCAATTCGGCGGCGGCCGAGGCGCTGACCTCGGTGCTGATCTTCATGAACAAGACCTACAAGGTCGACGGCGCCGGCATCCGCATCACCGGCGAACTGATCCCGCTGGAAGATTGA
- the cofH gene encoding 5-amino-6-(D-ribitylamino)uracil--L-tyrosine 4-hydroxyphenyl transferase CofH: MNDSEFRTLVDRPLDAMMAAAEAMTLEGHGALVTYSRKVFIPLTRLCRDVCHYCTFATTPKKAGKAYLSADEVLAIAREGVAAGCREALFTLGDRPEDRHPAARIALDASGHASTLDLLLDMAKLVFEETGLLPHLNAGMMDEADFRRLRPVSASMGIMLETISDRLSEKGGPHYGSPDKLPSSRLATMEAAGRAGIPFTTGLLIGIGETREERIEALIAIRDLHARYGHIQEVIIQNFRAKPGTKMANAPEPSLEDHAWTIAAARLILGPVMTIQAPPNLHAGEELATLLRAGVNDWGGVSPVTPDHVNPEAPWPHLALLDAATRAAKRTLRERLAVGPAYAQEAERWLEPAIAKAVVRQVDAKGLPVVDSWHPGGTDAMPQMPAAGVGADDARLDAILDRATAGEELIEAEIVRLFAAEGPEVGRIAAAANRLRVANAGETVTYVVNRNINYTNICLYKCGFCAFSKGSTKAMRGPAYRLDLAEVGRRAAEAWDRGATEVCLQGGIHPDYDGNTYLSILEAVKTAAPDIHIHAFSPLEVTHGAQTLGLPLGEFLSRLKDAGLSTLPGTAAEILDDEIREKICVDKVNTEEWLNVMRTAHNVGLRSTATIMFGHVEGYRHWARHLLRIRKLQAETGGFTEFVPLPFVHMEAPMWRKALVRSGPSAREALLMQAVGRLVLHPLITNVQASWVKLGEAGVLQALEAGVNDLGGVLMDESITRAAGGQNGQIWDASQMAAVAAKAGRPVRQRTTLYGQVDRPAPTGDENDDQRCFA; encoded by the coding sequence ATGAACGACTCGGAATTCCGGACATTGGTGGATCGCCCGCTGGACGCGATGATGGCGGCGGCGGAGGCGATGACCCTCGAAGGGCATGGTGCGCTCGTCACCTATTCGCGCAAGGTGTTCATCCCCCTGACGCGCCTGTGCCGCGACGTGTGCCACTATTGCACCTTCGCGACCACGCCGAAGAAAGCGGGCAAGGCCTATCTGTCGGCGGACGAGGTTCTGGCCATCGCCCGCGAAGGCGTCGCCGCCGGCTGCCGTGAGGCTTTGTTCACGCTGGGCGACCGTCCCGAGGATCGTCATCCCGCGGCGCGCATCGCGCTCGACGCCAGCGGCCATGCCTCGACGCTCGATCTGCTGCTCGACATGGCGAAGCTCGTGTTCGAGGAAACGGGCCTCCTCCCTCACCTCAATGCCGGGATGATGGACGAGGCCGATTTCCGCCGCCTCCGCCCCGTCTCGGCATCGATGGGCATCATGCTGGAAACGATCTCGGATCGCCTCTCCGAAAAGGGCGGCCCGCATTATGGATCGCCCGACAAGCTGCCGTCGTCGCGTCTCGCGACGATGGAAGCGGCGGGCCGCGCGGGCATTCCGTTCACGACCGGACTGCTGATCGGCATCGGCGAAACCCGTGAGGAACGGATCGAGGCGCTGATCGCGATCCGCGATCTGCACGCGCGCTACGGCCATATTCAGGAAGTCATCATCCAGAACTTCCGCGCCAAGCCCGGCACGAAGATGGCGAACGCGCCCGAACCGTCGCTGGAGGACCATGCCTGGACGATCGCGGCCGCGCGCCTGATCCTCGGCCCGGTCATGACGATCCAGGCGCCGCCGAACCTGCACGCGGGTGAGGAACTGGCGACCCTGCTGCGCGCGGGCGTCAACGATTGGGGTGGCGTTTCGCCGGTCACCCCCGATCATGTGAACCCCGAAGCGCCCTGGCCGCACCTCGCTTTGCTCGACGCCGCCACCCGCGCGGCGAAGCGGACGCTGCGCGAACGCCTCGCGGTCGGCCCCGCTTATGCGCAGGAGGCCGAACGCTGGCTCGAACCCGCCATCGCCAAGGCGGTCGTGCGGCAGGTCGATGCCAAGGGGCTTCCGGTCGTCGACAGCTGGCATCCCGGCGGCACCGATGCGATGCCGCAGATGCCCGCCGCGGGCGTGGGCGCCGATGATGCCCGGCTCGACGCGATCCTCGATCGCGCGACCGCCGGTGAGGAACTAATCGAGGCCGAGATCGTCCGCCTCTTCGCCGCCGAAGGGCCGGAGGTCGGCCGTATCGCCGCCGCGGCGAACCGGCTGCGCGTGGCGAATGCGGGGGAGACGGTCACCTACGTCGTCAACCGCAACATCAACTATACCAACATCTGCCTCTACAAATGCGGCTTCTGCGCCTTTTCGAAGGGCAGCACGAAGGCGATGCGCGGCCCCGCCTACCGCCTCGACCTCGCCGAAGTCGGCCGCCGCGCCGCCGAAGCGTGGGATCGCGGCGCGACCGAAGTCTGCCTGCAGGGCGGCATCCATCCGGACTATGACGGCAACACCTACCTCTCGATCCTCGAGGCGGTGAAGACGGCGGCGCCCGACATTCACATCCACGCCTTCTCCCCGCTCGAAGTCACGCATGGCGCGCAGACGCTCGGCCTGCCGCTCGGCGAGTTTCTGTCGCGGTTGAAGGATGCGGGGCTTTCGACCCTGCCGGGCACCGCCGCCGAAATCCTCGACGACGAAATCCGCGAGAAGATCTGCGTCGACAAGGTGAATACCGAGGAATGGCTGAACGTGATGCGCACCGCGCACAATGTCGGCCTGCGCTCGACCGCGACGATCATGTTCGGCCATGTCGAGGGCTATCGCCACTGGGCGCGCCACTTGCTGCGCATCCGCAAGTTGCAGGCGGAGACGGGCGGCTTCACCGAGTTCGTGCCGCTGCCCTTCGTCCACATGGAGGCGCCGATGTGGCGTAAGGCTTTGGTCCGCTCCGGCCCCTCGGCGCGCGAGGCGCTGCTGATGCAGGCGGTCGGCCGGCTGGTCCTCCACCCGCTGATCACCAATGTTCAGGCAAGCTGGGTGAAGCTGGGCGAGGCCGGCGTGCTCCAGGCGCTCGAAGCCGGGGTCAACGATCTCGGCGGCGTCCTGATGGATGAATCGATCACCCGCGCGGCGGGTGGGCAGAACGGCCAGATCTGGGATGCGTCGCAAATGGCGGCGGTCGCGGCGAAGGCCGGGCGCCCGGTGCGCCAGCGCACGACACTTTATGGGCAGGTCGATCGGCCGGCCCCGACAGGAGACGAGAATGACGACCAACGCTGCTTCGCCTGA